CGCCCCAGGCCAGGTCGGGGAAGACCACCTGCCGCAAGAGCCGGCCGACCAGCCAGGCCCCCGCCAGGCCCGCCAGCCAGCGCGCGTCGCGCCGCTCCGCGCGGTCCAGCGCATAGCCCAGCAGCAGCCCGGCGAGGAGGAAGAGTCCGAAGGTCTGGAACTGCGGGCCGCCGGGCCACCCCACGGTCTCCGGGAGCGGCAGAGTCACAGGCTTCCGCCTCCTTCCCCCTGCCGGCGGCCGACCGCCGGCGGCAGGACGCCCTCACGGGGGCCGGCATACCCACGGGGGTAATTCCGAAGCCAGTATACGTGGATATCCGGCCGCACCCAAGCTCACCGTCCGGGGCCGGGTGCCCGGCCCAGGAGGCGGTCGACTTCCTCGCGGAAGCGTTCCACGTCCTCGAAGTCCCGGTAGACGGAGGCGAAGCGGACGTAGGCGACGGCGTCGATCTCCCGCAGGCCCTCGATGGCCAGCTCGCCGATGGCGCGGCTGGGCACCTCCCGCTCGCCCCGGGCGCGGAGGCGCGTCTCGATCTCGGTCGCCAGCCGCTCGAGCCGCTCCGGAGGGACCGGCCGCTTCTCGCAGGCCAGGAGCAGCCCGCCCAGGAGCTTCTCCCGCTTGAAGAGCTCCCGGCGGCCGTCCTTCTTCACCACCCAGAGCGGCCCCTGCTCGATGGTCTCGTAGGTGGTGAAGCGCTGGCCACAGCGCTCGCACCGGCGCCGTCGCCGGATCGCCGCGCCGTCGTCGGAGGGGCGGGAGTCCACCACCCGGGTGGGACCGCCGCAGAAGGGACAGTTCATGGGTATCACTCCCGGAATCCTTTGCGTGGCGCGGCTTTCCGGCTCTTCCGACCCCGATTTGGGGACCGATTGGGGACGGAGATGCCCCGGGCCGTACCCAGCCCCCGCGCTCAACGACCTGTGGCCCGCTGAACATTGAGCCACTCCTCGGCCGCCCTGGCCGCCTGCTCGCGCTGCTCGGGGAGGACGTGGGCGTAAATCGAAAGCGTCACGGTGACGCTCGAATGGCCCAGGAGCTCGGAAACCAGCTTCACCGGCGTCCCCGCCTGGAGCTGGAGTGTCGCCCAGGTG
The sequence above is drawn from the Bacillota bacterium genome and encodes:
- the nrdR gene encoding transcriptional regulator NrdR gives rise to the protein MNCPFCGGPTRVVDSRPSDDGAAIRRRRRCERCGQRFTTYETIEQGPLWVVKKDGRRELFKREKLLGGLLLACEKRPVPPERLERLATEIETRLRARGEREVPSRAIGELAIEGLREIDAVAYVRFASVYRDFEDVERFREEVDRLLGRAPGPGR
- a CDS encoding tyrosine-type recombinase/integrase; translated protein: MQGGPAWKQTDCVFTHEDGSPISEWTFQAWYQRFIRQVGLREPLPRFHDLRHTWATLQLQAGTPVKLVSELLGHSSVTVTLSIYAHVLPEQREQAARAAEEWLNVQRATGR